The segment CTTTTTTTATTTTGTCGTATTTTGTCATTTTTTCTAAATTTGAGCGATTAAATTTCGTTAAATTTGATTTCGGCGCAGTATTAAAAGTGGCTATATGCGCGCTTTTGGTATTTGATATTTTTACTAAATTTAATTTTAGAAAAATGCAAATTTATGCCATATCGTTAGATAAGGCAAATGAATTTTTGCAAAGCCTAGACAAATTTAAGCAAAACGAAAACGAGCGAATTAGTGGCGTAAAAAATTTAAAATTTAGCGATGAAAAGGCTCTTTATGTCCTTGTCATCGGCGAAAGCCAAAACAAAAATCACATGAGCGTGTATGGTTACAAGCACGATACTACGCCATTTTTGCGCGAATTTGCAAAGCAAGGCAACTCGGTATTTTTCACAAATGCCTTTTCAAATCACAGCTTTACAATTCATGTGCTTTATCAGTTTATGACAGCGCGAAATCAATACAATGAAATCCCGCAAGAAAAGGCTATTAGCCTAATAGAACTGGCAAAAATGGCAAATTTTGAAACTATATATATCTCAAATCAAGCAAAACACGGCATTTATGGCTCGCCACTTTCTATGCTTTTTGCTAGCGCAAATCAAAAATTTTGGCTCACTGCGCTAGGCACAGATAGATTTCATCGCCCAGAAGAGCCGTATGATGAGAAAATTTTGCCAAAAATCGATGAGATGAAATTCGGGGATAAAACACTTCTTATCTTGCACCTTATGGGCGCACACTGGAAATACGAAGCAAGGTATCCAAAAGATTTTGTAAAATTTGAATCAAAATACGACAATGCGGTATTTTATAATGATTTCATAGTGCAAAAAATTTACGAAAAAGTGCGCAAAATGCCGAATTTCAAGGCGCTTGTGTATTGCGCTGATCACGGCGAGGATATGCTTTATCAGCACGATAGCTCAAATTTTACTATGGATATGGCGCAAATCCCGTTTTTTGCGTATTTTAGCGATGATTGGATAGCT is part of the Campylobacter sp. VBCF_01 NA2 genome and harbors:
- a CDS encoding phosphoethanolamine transferase — translated: MIKFKIVRILLFVLMIIPSAFYLVYFSQTGGLFNEYSLIAILQSEPGEAIEYLNTKFNLYLPLIIAFFILSYFVIFSKFERLNFVKFDFGAVLKVAICALLVFDIFTKFNFRKMQIYAISLDKANEFLQSLDKFKQNENERISGVKNLKFSDEKALYVLVIGESQNKNHMSVYGYKHDTTPFLREFAKQGNSVFFTNAFSNHSFTIHVLYQFMTARNQYNEIPQEKAISLIELAKMANFETIYISNQAKHGIYGSPLSMLFASANQKFWLTALGTDRFHRPEEPYDEKILPKIDEMKFGDKTLLILHLMGAHWKYEARYPKDFVKFESKYDNAVFYNDFIVQKIYEKVRKMPNFKALVYCADHGEDMLYQHDSSNFTMDMAQIPFFAYFSDDWIALNSQKFAQIKANANEYFTNDLIFNFISGIMGIKSSVDEPYNDISGEFYDANKSRFKTLHGKRKILE